A single region of the Pseudomonas mandelii genome encodes:
- a CDS encoding 3-hydroxyacyl-CoA dehydrogenase NAD-binding domain-containing protein — protein sequence MTEAIRYEKGQDQIVVLTIDMPGQSANTMNAVYREAMAACVARLVAEKDSIAGVIITSGKKTFFAGGDLNELIKVGKPEAKAFYDMVLTLKGQLRTLETLGKPVVAAINGAALGGGWEICLACHHRVALDNPSVQLGLPEVTLGLLPGGGGVVRMVRMLGIEKALPYLLEGKKVRPQQALQAGLIDELAADRDELLSKARAWIIANPAAAQRWDVKGYQIPGGTPSNPKVAQMLAIAPSILRSKTQGCMPAPEKILCAAVEGAQVDFDTAHLIETRYFTELTTGQISKNLIGTFWFQLNEINAGGSRPKGFAPCVTQKVGVLGAGMMGAGIAFVSASAGIEVVLKDINLAAAEKGKAHSAALLDKKVARAQMLPQQREAILARIHTTENDADLAGCDLIIEAVFEDRELKAKVSSAAQKVVGPAAVIASNTSTLPISGLATAVPDQTKFIGLHFFSPVEKMPLVEIIKGANTSDETLARGFDFVLQIKKTPIVVNDSRGFFTSRVFGTFTNEGIAMLGEGVSAPMIETEARKAGMPVGPLAISDEVSLSLMSHIRQQTAKDLQAEGKPLIEHPAFAVIDLLLNEYKRPGKAAGGGFYEYPVGGQKHLWPELKSRFEKADGQISPKDVRDRLLFVQAIETVRCVEEGVLTSTADANVGSIFGIGFAAWTGGALQFINQYGVKDFVARAQYLAQQYGERFAPPALLLEKAAKGEAF from the coding sequence ATGACTGAAGCCATTCGTTACGAAAAAGGTCAGGACCAGATCGTCGTCCTGACCATCGACATGCCGGGCCAGAGCGCCAACACCATGAACGCGGTCTATCGCGAGGCCATGGCCGCCTGCGTCGCCCGCCTGGTGGCCGAAAAGGACAGCATTGCCGGGGTCATCATCACCTCGGGCAAGAAAACCTTCTTTGCCGGTGGCGACCTCAATGAACTGATCAAGGTCGGCAAACCCGAGGCCAAGGCCTTTTACGACATGGTCCTGACGCTCAAAGGCCAGTTGCGTACCCTGGAAACCCTCGGCAAACCGGTGGTGGCCGCGATCAATGGCGCGGCGTTGGGCGGTGGCTGGGAAATCTGCCTCGCCTGCCATCACCGCGTCGCGCTGGACAATCCATCCGTGCAACTCGGCCTGCCGGAAGTCACCCTTGGCTTGCTGCCGGGCGGTGGCGGGGTAGTCCGTATGGTGCGCATGCTGGGCATTGAAAAAGCCTTGCCGTACCTGCTCGAAGGCAAGAAAGTCCGGCCGCAACAGGCCTTGCAAGCGGGTTTGATCGATGAACTGGCCGCAGATCGCGATGAATTGCTGAGCAAGGCGCGCGCCTGGATTATTGCCAATCCGGCCGCCGCACAGCGGTGGGACGTGAAGGGTTATCAGATACCCGGCGGCACGCCGTCGAACCCGAAAGTCGCGCAAATGCTCGCCATCGCACCGTCGATTCTGCGCAGCAAAACCCAGGGCTGCATGCCTGCGCCGGAGAAGATTCTCTGTGCCGCTGTCGAAGGCGCTCAAGTGGATTTCGACACCGCGCACCTCATCGAAACCCGCTATTTCACGGAACTGACCACCGGGCAAATTTCGAAAAACCTGATCGGCACCTTCTGGTTCCAGCTCAACGAGATCAACGCCGGCGGCTCGCGGCCCAAGGGGTTTGCACCTTGTGTCACGCAAAAAGTCGGCGTGCTGGGCGCCGGCATGATGGGCGCGGGCATCGCCTTTGTCAGCGCTTCGGCCGGCATTGAAGTGGTGCTCAAGGACATCAACCTCGCAGCAGCGGAGAAGGGCAAGGCCCACTCGGCGGCGCTGCTGGACAAGAAAGTCGCACGCGCCCAGATGCTCCCGCAACAGCGAGAGGCAATCCTGGCGCGGATCCACACCACCGAAAACGATGCCGACCTGGCCGGTTGCGACCTGATCATTGAAGCGGTATTCGAAGATCGCGAGCTGAAAGCCAAAGTCTCCTCGGCGGCACAAAAGGTCGTCGGCCCGGCCGCAGTGATCGCCTCCAACACCTCGACCTTGCCGATCAGCGGCCTGGCCACCGCCGTGCCGGATCAAACGAAGTTCATCGGTCTGCATTTCTTCAGCCCGGTGGAGAAAATGCCGCTGGTGGAGATCATCAAGGGCGCCAACACCAGCGACGAAACCCTGGCACGCGGGTTCGATTTCGTCCTGCAAATCAAGAAAACGCCGATTGTGGTCAACGACAGCCGTGGTTTCTTCACTTCCCGGGTGTTTGGCACCTTCACCAACGAAGGCATCGCCATGCTCGGCGAAGGCGTGAGTGCACCGATGATCGAGACGGAAGCGCGCAAGGCCGGTATGCCTGTCGGGCCTCTGGCGATCTCCGACGAAGTTTCCCTCAGCCTCATGAGTCATATCCGCCAGCAGACCGCCAAAGACCTGCAAGCAGAAGGAAAACCGCTGATTGAGCACCCCGCGTTCGCCGTGATTGACTTGCTGCTCAACGAATACAAGCGGCCCGGTAAAGCCGCAGGAGGCGGGTTCTACGAGTACCCGGTCGGTGGCCAGAAACATCTGTGGCCTGAGCTGAAAAGCCGTTTCGAGAAAGCCGACGGGCAGATTTCGCCAAAGGATGTGCGCGATCGCCTGCTGTTCGTGCAAGCCATCGAAACCGTGCGTTGTGTGGAGGAGGGTGTGCTGACCTCGACGGCGGACGCCAACGTCGGCTCGATCTTCGGTATCGGCTTCGCGGCCTGGACCGGTGGCGCGCTGCAGTTCATCAACCAGTACGGGGTGAAAGACTTCGTCGCCCGCGCCCAGTACCTGGCCCAGCAGTATGGCGAGCGTTTCGCGCCGCCTGCGTTATTGCTGGAGAAAGCGGCCAAAGGGGAGGCGTTCTAA
- a CDS encoding amidotransferase: MSLRICILETDILRPELVDQYQGYGQMFQNLFSQQPIAAEFTVYNVMQGEYPSDDLTFDAYLVTGSKADSFGTDPWIETLRAYLLKRYERGDKLLGVCFGHQLLALLLGGKSERATQGWGVGTHKYKLAAKAPWMSPVREELTLLISHQDQVTSLPENATVIASSDFCPFAAYHINDQVLCFQGHPEFIHDYSRALLEIRQEALGQQVYTKGVASLEQEHHGTTVAEWMMRFVAHKPEAKAV, encoded by the coding sequence ATGTCGTTACGCATCTGCATTCTGGAAACCGACATCCTGCGTCCGGAACTGGTCGATCAATATCAGGGTTACGGGCAGATGTTCCAGAATCTGTTTTCGCAGCAACCCATCGCTGCCGAGTTCACCGTGTACAACGTGATGCAGGGCGAGTACCCCAGTGACGATCTGACCTTCGATGCCTACCTCGTCACCGGCAGCAAGGCCGATTCCTTCGGCACCGATCCGTGGATCGAAACCCTGCGGGCCTACTTGCTGAAGCGTTATGAACGCGGCGACAAGTTGCTGGGCGTGTGCTTCGGCCATCAGTTGTTGGCGCTGCTGCTGGGCGGCAAGAGCGAACGAGCGACCCAAGGTTGGGGCGTCGGCACTCACAAATACAAACTCGCTGCCAAGGCGCCATGGATGAGTCCGGTGCGTGAAGAACTGACCTTGTTGATCAGCCACCAGGACCAGGTGACGTCGCTACCGGAAAACGCCACGGTTATCGCCTCGAGCGATTTCTGTCCTTTCGCCGCGTACCACATCAACGATCAGGTGCTGTGCTTCCAGGGGCACCCGGAGTTCATTCACGATTATTCCCGTGCGCTGTTGGAGATTCGACAGGAGGCACTGGGTCAGCAGGTTTATACGAAAGGTGTGGCGAGCCTTGAGCAAGAGCATCACGGCACGACCGTTGCGGAGTGGATGATGCGGTTTGTGGCGCATAAGCCAGAAGCTAAAGCGGTTTAA
- a CDS encoding magnesium and cobalt transport protein CorA, which translates to MGRVVAAAVYSAGKKVTNITLDEGAAWAAKPGHFVWIGLEEPNAQELANLQRQFNLHELAIEDALEKHSRPKLETFGDALFIVTYSPVRHEGKLEFIETHIFAGNGYIITARNGHSASYALVRQRCEARPLLLEHGEDFVLYAILDFVIENYQPVGEAIHAEIDELERNVLCSALNEHDIQKLHGLRRDVLRLRRYAAPMVEIGEELQKLSFPFIDKNMRPYFRDVQIHVTRQMEDLTTLADIASQTIEVGVLLEASRQSVVQRKFAAWAAILAFPTAVAGIYGMNFQNMPELTWHYGYFAVLGFIAVGCVSLWASFKKSGWL; encoded by the coding sequence ATGGGTAGAGTTGTTGCTGCTGCGGTTTATAGCGCCGGTAAAAAAGTCACCAATATCACCCTCGACGAAGGCGCGGCCTGGGCAGCAAAGCCTGGCCACTTTGTCTGGATCGGCCTTGAAGAGCCGAACGCGCAGGAACTGGCCAACCTGCAACGCCAGTTCAACCTGCACGAGCTGGCCATCGAAGACGCCTTGGAAAAACACAGCCGACCGAAGCTCGAAACCTTCGGCGATGCCTTGTTTATCGTCACGTATTCACCGGTCCGGCATGAAGGCAAACTGGAGTTCATCGAGACTCATATCTTTGCCGGCAACGGTTACATCATTACCGCGCGCAACGGTCATTCGGCGTCCTACGCCCTTGTCCGCCAACGTTGTGAGGCGCGTCCGCTGTTGTTGGAGCACGGGGAAGATTTCGTCCTCTATGCCATCCTCGATTTCGTGATTGAAAACTACCAGCCGGTGGGCGAAGCGATCCATGCCGAGATCGATGAGCTGGAGCGCAATGTGTTGTGCAGCGCGCTGAATGAACATGACATCCAGAAGCTGCACGGCCTGCGCCGGGACGTCTTGCGCTTGCGGCGTTATGCGGCGCCGATGGTGGAGATCGGTGAGGAACTGCAGAAGCTGAGCTTTCCGTTTATCGACAAGAACATGCGCCCGTACTTTCGCGATGTGCAGATTCACGTCACACGGCAGATGGAAGACCTGACGACCCTGGCGGACATTGCCAGCCAGACCATCGAGGTCGGTGTGTTGCTGGAGGCGTCACGGCAGAGCGTTGTGCAGCGCAAGTTTGCGGCGTGGGCGGCGATCCTGGCGTTTCCGACGGCGGTGGCGGGGATTTACGGGATGAACTTCCAGAACATGCCGGAGTTGACCTGGCATTACGGGTATTTCGCGGTGCTGGGGTTTATTGCGGTGGGATGTGTGAGTTTGTGGGCGAGTTTCAAAAAGTCCGGGTGGCTTTGA
- a CDS encoding lysophospholipid acyltransferase family protein, translating into MLFAFRMLLMGLHFILAGVLGVILGLCRPFNPDNSRLCARLYAWPAMCILRLRVKADVGPLMDKPDSCVIIANHQSNYDLFVFGNVVPRRTVCIGKKSLKWVPLFGQLFWLAGNVLIDRGNAHKARQSMLTTTHTLQHQDTSIWVFPEGTRNLGEDLLPFKKGAFQMAIAAGVPIVPVCVSSYVKHMRLNRWRSGKILIRSLPAIPTAGLSLDDMPRLMAQCREQMRECIESMDRQLQAV; encoded by the coding sequence ATGCTGTTTGCGTTTCGTATGTTATTGATGGGCCTGCACTTTATTTTGGCAGGTGTGCTTGGGGTGATTCTGGGCCTGTGCCGCCCCTTCAACCCGGACAACAGCCGGTTGTGCGCGCGCCTGTATGCTTGGCCGGCGATGTGTATTTTGCGTTTGCGGGTGAAGGCCGATGTCGGGCCGTTGATGGATAAGCCCGACAGCTGCGTGATCATCGCCAACCACCAGTCCAACTACGATCTGTTTGTGTTCGGCAACGTGGTGCCCCGCCGCACCGTATGCATCGGCAAAAAGAGCCTGAAGTGGGTGCCGCTGTTCGGGCAGTTGTTCTGGCTGGCCGGCAATGTGTTGATCGACCGCGGCAATGCGCACAAGGCGCGCCAGTCGATGTTGACCACCACGCACACCTTGCAGCATCAAGACACATCGATCTGGGTCTTCCCCGAAGGTACGCGCAACCTCGGTGAAGATCTGCTGCCGTTTAAGAAAGGCGCGTTCCAGATGGCGATCGCCGCGGGCGTGCCGATCGTGCCGGTGTGTGTCAGCAGTTACGTCAAACACATGCGATTGAACCGCTGGCGCAGTGGGAAAATTCTGATCCGCTCGCTGCCGGCAATTCCTACGGCGGGATTGAGCCTGGATGACATGCCCCGGCTGATGGCACAGTGCCGCGAGCAGATGCGCGAATGCATCGAGTCGATGGACCGGCAACTCCAAGCCGTTTGA